ctggggttagggctcagtggtagcgcattTGCCCGACATATGTGAGAGGCATTGGGTTAGAGtctcagcactgtgtataaataaaataaataaataaataaacgtctatcaacaactaaaaatatttttaaatggttaattttatgttatgtggatttcaataaaaagatgtttttaatttttttttattaaaaaaaatgctggggagggctggggctgtagctcagtagtagaacacctgcctcccatgtgtgaggcactgggttcatcctcagcaccacataaaaataaagatattgtgtccatctacaactaaaaaaaatattttaaaatagtgctggggttgtggctcagtgattaagtgttaagcgcctctgggttcaatccccagtactaacacacacacacacaaaaaaaaaaaaaaaaaagaaaagaaaagaaaagaaaaaggaaagaaagaaaaaaattcactttaagtttctggcacttttttttttttttttttttttttgggtgggggcaggtacccaggattgaactcaggggcactcaaccactgagccacatccccagccctattttgtattttatttagagacagggtctcactgagttggttagagccttgctgttgctgaggttggctttgaacttgggatcctcatgcctcagcctccggagctgctggcgGCCTCCGACATGGCGCCAGGCTTCCAGTGCTCTTCTCAGGAGTCAAGCTGCCAGGAGTCAAGGAGACTGAGAGCAGGCAGGCAGTGGACCTCTGGGCGTGTCAGACCAACCTGAACTCGGGCTgcgttttcttgcagggagcgtTACTGCGCATATCATCAACCGTCGGGCGGTGTGGCAGTTCCGCAATGTGATCAAGTGCACGATCCCCGGGAGTGACCCCTATAAGGACTACAACAACTATGGCTGCTTTTGTGGCTTGGGTGGCTCAGGCACCCCTGTGGATGAATTGGACAGGTGAGTGATCCATCTAGAGGGAGACTTGAAGAGTCCTTGTTGGGATGGGGAAAGGGCACAAGCCAAGGATCTCGAGAAGCACAGAAAGGGGACGTGCATGTTAGCTAAGGATAACATGTTTCCACCTTTTGTCATAAGAAACACAGGCCAAGAGTGCCCTGCATTCAGTGTTCCCTGTTAGAAATGGAAAGcagaagccagatgtggtggcgcacacctgtaaccccagcagctcgggaggctgaggcaggaggatcacaagttaaaagccagcctcaaaaatttgGCGagggccctgagcaatttagcgagaccctgtctcaagataaaaaagaaaggtgccaaaaaaaaaaaaaaaaagccaaatagcTGATGCAGAATCATGGGCGATGCGATGCTCCCCTCTAGTGGCAGAAAATGGCAAAACAAATCATCAGAACCACACAacctttggtttaaaaaaaaaaaaaaaaaaccgtgtCACAGCATCATCAGGACGTGCAATTTTACCGCATTCCTACAACCatgataaaatcattttaaacaaaTCTATGGCAAGAGAGCTCATAGTTTTTCAAGGCATGGGACAGTTCCTCCTGGGGATACCCCTCCTGTGCCTAGGTGAGGATTGACCTAGTGTGGGGATCCCTGCTCCTCagctcttccttcccctctgtaGGTGCTGCCAGAAACACGACGCCTGCTACAGCCAGGCCAAAAAGTTGCCCAGCTGTAAATTCCTCGTGGACAACCCCTACACCAACACTTACTCATATACCTGCTCTGGGACAGAGGTCATCTGCAGCAGTAAGTTTTCCCAACCTTGACCCATAAATTCTAGCAGACCCTAAGTAGGCCTGGGGGAAGTAAGGACAATGGCAATACCACCGTGTAGTGATTGTTTTCTTAGTGTTGGGCAatgtctcatttaatcttcacaacaacacTTTAGTATAcgattattatccccattttacagatgaggaaactgaggctcaaaggcTAAGCCATTTGTCCAAGTTCATTCAGCTTGAATATGATGGTGCTTGGCTTTTGAACATAATTCTATATGACTCCAAAGCCTCTGCTCTTAAGTGCCATGATatactgtttccttttttaataaaaagaagcaaGCTGAGTGCAgtgtgcacacctctaatcccaccTACCAGGGAAGCTAAAAGTGgaaggatcctaagttcaaaaccatcctgggcaatttagtgagaccctgtctcaaaataagattaaaaggggttggggatatagctcagtagtagagcacttgcctaccatgtgtgaggccctgggtttaatcccagtcctggggaaaaaaaaaagaaaaagtcaataactATCATTTATTAGGCTTTCATTATATGCCAGGTACTTGGTTAAGCTATTAAACAAgataggttttattattattaacaaggATCAAAGACCGTCATTTTTCCTAAATCATATAGTTTGATGTGTTGTACATTGATATTTGAACCTAGTTTCATTTGATTTCAAAGGTTCTCATCTTAGCCACTAAGTGGTTATAGTGGCATGGTGTAATATGAAATGTGTTCCTAGTGAAATGGGTCCCtccatgaagatttttttttttctgtgagaagAATGGAACCAGAATGCAGGGTCCTATGCAtcctagacaagtgctctaccagtagACTACACTCCCAGCCATGAAGGGGGTTCTTATTTCTGAGCAGGCAGTTCAGAGGAGAGAAGAGTATTGCCATGCCAGGGCAGCACTCTGGGTTCTCACAAACCTTCATTGTGCCCTCGTTGACGTGTCCCATTTTCCCAAACTGCACAAATGCAGTGAAATAACCTTAATTGCATAATTCAAATCCAAAAGTGCCAAGAAAAAAGATTACCCTGAATCCCATAATCCTAACAAATGAACTGTTTTGGTCTTTCCTGCTCCCTTTTGTCCTTATCCTTGTAATAATATTTCCATCATTTTAATCACAGGTAGGCACGAACCCAACTCAAGTCCTTCATGTCTTCTGCCTGAAATACTTCCTACCATCAATTTGCCTGCTATACCTCTTCTTCCAAGATCTTTCTTCAGATGTCCCTTTCCAGTGAGGTCTTCCTTCTCCAAGTTCTTTAAATCACATATATCCCTCCAATGCTATCTccttctttggtttattttctcAACAGTATTAATCACCATCTaatatctaatttctttttttttctctctccataaGCAAagggattgttttcttttttattaatacatCCCCAGAATCTAGAGCAGGGTTGGGCatacagtaagtgctcagtaaatatttgatgaatgcaTTAACCTAGATACAGTCTTGCGTTCTGCCTTTTCTCACATTGCCTTGTGAAAGACCATTTTTAGCTGGGCTCGGTGGTACgcatctgtaattccagcggcttgagaggatgagataggaggatcgcaatttcaaagccagcctcagaaaaagcaaagcgctaagcaactcagaccctgtgtctaaataaaatacaaaattgggctggagatgtggctcagtgatcgagtgccctgagtggtcaagtgccctgagttcaatccctgttactctttcccacacacacacacacacaaaaagaccaTTTTAGGAACAATGCCTAGTAGGCTGAGTGTGGTAGCTCACTCATGaagcccagtggcttgggaggctgaggcaggaagatcaaaagtttgaagCTGGCTTCAGCAATTTAACTACTTTGATCTGTCTGCCCTGGCTGTTATTTCAGAAATCAGTGAGGAGCTATGGGGgatttagaaaagagaaacaaagacatAGAGAAAACCTGGGGCTAGGTGGCACATTACCCTTTTGGAGGAACAGTGACCCCCAAACTAGTTCAGCATGTTTATTACataggttttatcatcaaaaggcttttctgtgagaaagtttcttcaaagcatGCAGGATTGAAGGTTGAAGATGCAGCAAATAATAATCCTCAACTTGTGCTCATAATTCTCTACCCCTGGCAGCTGGTGTCTGAACTCAGGGTCAAGACTGAGAGACCTGTGCCTAGCACAGAACCTCCTTTAAGCAGGGTGTTCTcatagcaactgggcaatctTGATCTGCACTtttgcacaggaagttcccagtgcAGGTTTGCAGCTCCTGCTGTAGGACAGTCAGACCATGATTCAAATCTCTGCTCCCAACATCTccccattttttctctttaagtgCAAGTAATGAGCTATTATTTGGAGCTGTTGGATTTCTTTTCAGAAGATGTGGCATCCTGTTGTTATAACACAAAAGAGTTTTAGTAGCAAACACGTAATTCTAAAAATGtccatattatatttttaacatattccAAGGAttaaaaccatttaaatcattaagtatttatttagcAAGCCATGAAGGATCCACAAGTTCATTCCTACTTTCCTGAATATCTTGGATGTGATGGTGTAACTCTATTAGGTCTAGACTCTTATTATTTCTCTGCCAAATGCTCATTAGGTAATTTTTAACTTTCTCCCAATCCCATTGAGAAGCATTATATCTTGCTTCTGTAACACAAATTTGTATCTAACATGGCAGTAAAGCCACTATCTAAGAGCAGCAAGCTCATTTCCTGTATTTGTGACTGTGGTTTCCAGGGCATTTAGTTTAGTTTCTATCTTGCCATCAATATCTACCTGATTCTGTAGGGCTTTGGAAGTATTCTGAGACAAATCATGGCTCAAAAAAATGAGCATTTTGATGCTTTTAGCTAAGGCTATGGTGGATGTCACTGCAGAGACCAGAACAGATATTAAAGTAACTATTCCAAATGTGATGAGACCAAGAGCACACTGATGTCTATTCAACTGGTTAGGAATCTATTGTAGGACTCCAGCATCAGAATACCATGGTTCTGTGATGTTAGCTGGGATTAAAACAAAGGAGGGTTGGAAAAACACAAGCACTTCCTGTCCTCTATTATACCTGGTGATGCAATTAGTCAGATTGCAACTTTGACAAGTTACATGGTACTTTTCTCtagttatatttacttttttgggggtggggggtaccaggaatttaattcaggggcactcgaccactgagtctcatccctagccctattttgtattttatttagagacagggtctcactgagttgcttaacaccttgcttttttctgaggctggctttgaacttgggatcctcttgcctcagccttcagagctactgggattacaggtgtgtaccactgcacccggcttctATTTACTTATGTATCCCCAGAAATTAAAACGTAAGGAGTCAGATGTGGTGGGggatgcctttaatcccagcgacaggattgtgagttcaatgccagcctcagcaatggtgaggcactaagcaactcagtgtggccctgtctctaaataaaatacaaaataggactggggatgtggcttagtgattgagtgcccctgagttcaatcccttgtacccaccccccgccaaaaaaaaataaataaataaggagattGTACACAGGCCCACAGGCCATATCAGTGAGCCACTTTCTAGCTCTTATACACAAGATCAGTTAGGGAGCTGCAAGTGTAGTTGATGAAGTCTAAGACACCTAATGCCACAGATCTCTGTGTATGCCACCACCACTGAAGGTCAGGATACTACTAATAAATCCTCCAGGAGCTGTAAATTTCTGATGTGGGTACCTCTTCTCAAATCTATGAGACAGTCCTGAACATATCCACTGCTGCTGGAATCATTATATTGCACTGGTATGATATTGGCACACTCCACCTAATTAGGAAAGGCATCCAATTCTATTGTAGTATGATTAGGAGAGTAAGGTATTGGTGGATTTCCATGGAAAACGTGGTTATGTAACTGTCAGGACATAATCTTTTAAATCCTAGGGGCCAGTGATTTTGGCTCCTCTGGCTCTCCCATATGCCATGTTTTTCTCTGGGGCCACTTTTAAACAGCCAATATTTTCACTGTGGTAGAACATATAGGTAGATTCTCACTATATCCAGTATAATTAAATCCAACTGTATGAACAGGGATAACATGTTTATCTGGAAACCTCCcatcatgcatgcaaggcaagcactctaccaagtgagctatattcccagcccagaaATGTGTACTTTACTAAGGTAGAGAAATTAGATTATCCAATTTAACTAAATTGAAATGTACAATAGTTTTCTACCTTAAGTATATGTTTTAATGTTTCCCATGGTGCTTATTGTTGCTTGCCTGTGTTATCAGAGATCTGTAACTACCCaggttttaaaaatcagtgagCTCCTGTAAGGATTGAAATAGGACTTTCCAAAAGACAGTTATTGCAGGCTCTCAGATAAagagcaaataaatttttaatgtaagtaTGTCCCAACGATTATATTCATTGTTTATCAGGAAATCAAGTGGTACTGGCCATCTCAATTGATCTGGTTTAGATTTGCTTCATCTCTCAATCCTAAATCTTCACGAATGGGCTGGCCACCAGCTTATTCCAGTTAATTCTTCCTGCCCTTGGACTGTAAAAAGAAGGGTCTGCTTTGACTCAATCTTCTCCACTTATCCCTCTCCAGGCAAAAACAAAGAATGCGAGGCTTTCATCTGTAACTGCGACCGCGAAGCTGCCATCTGCTTTTCCAAGGCTCCATACAATAAGGAGCATAAGAACCTGGATACTGACAAATTTTGTTAAGATATAGTGTCACCCCTATCTGTCTGGTTGCCTTCACCTGACACTGTGTCCTCCAATAAAGCATATTGTTGAAAAGATCTCACGTTTGGGTATCATTGTACTCAGTTTGCTGAATATAactagacttttttaaaaaatttaatatttattttttagggttttttttaggtgaacacaatatctttatttttttaaatatttttattttatttatttgtatgtggtgctgaggatcgaacccagtgtctcacacgtgctaggtgagtgctgtaatgctgagccacaaccccagccccaatacctttatttttatttttatgtggtgctgagaatcgaacccagtgcctcacacatgctaggcgagtgcgctaccacttgagccacatccccagcccccccaaatttttatttatttattttttgcatgtatggtactggggattgaacccagggacaacttaacactgagctacatccccagccctttttattttttattttgagacagggtctaagttactgaggacctctctaagttgcccaggctggccttgaatttatgacctcctgcctcagcctcctgggtctctgggattatagttggGTGCCACCACAGCAGGCTCATCACTAGATCTTTTGAGAAAGATCTAGTCAGTTCCTTCTAGCCTTAGAAATGGAAGTTGAATTAGAAGGATATTTCTAGGAAGCAAGTACTTTGAAATATGAACAATGATTATCAACTATCATCTACTGATTATTTACTCTGTAACAGGACAGTGTATTTCTAAATACTCTGGATAGCTCTATGAAGTGATGGTACTATCAGCAAATCTTTGACTTGCCTGCCTGTTGAGTTGAACTCTGGTTTAGTGTGAGCCAGAAATAACCTACTCTCATTCTTCTGTCTCCATTTTGACGGTTAAGTCATTTTTCTACAACTCTTACCTTTTCTGAATGCTCCAAAGACTTCACCACACCCTATGAATTGATTTTTACATCATAGCAATCAAATATAATAAGCAATAATGGTTTACATTGCTTGAGCACTTATTTCATACCACTCTTTGCTAGGTCTCTATGCATCTCAAGTGCTCATTAGCTCTGTGATATTGGTATTATTGCTTCTCATTTTATGCCTAAGAAACTAAAAA
This is a stretch of genomic DNA from Ictidomys tridecemlineatus isolate mIctTri1 chromosome 2, mIctTri1.hap1, whole genome shotgun sequence. It encodes these proteins:
- the Pla2g1b gene encoding phospholipase A2 gives rise to the protein MKFLLLAALLAGSVTAHIINRRAVWQFRNVIKCTIPGSDPYKDYNNYGCFCGLGGSGTPVDELDRCCQKHDACYSQAKKLPSCKFLVDNPYTNTYSYTCSGTEVICSSKNKECEAFICNCDREAAICFSKAPYNKEHKNLDTDKFC